Genomic window (Clostridia bacterium):
AGATCACTGAGATTTGGTCGCCCTCCTCGAGATCGACATCCAGCCCTGCCGGCAGGTCCACCCGGTTACCGTTAATCATGATTACCGGCTGGGCGCCCCGGCGGATAGCTT
Coding sequences:
- a CDS encoding MoaD/ThiS family protein, translating into AIRRGAQPVIMINGNRVDLPAGLDVDLEEGDQISVISPLGGG